In Arcobacter ellisii, a genomic segment contains:
- the aspS gene encoding aspartate--tRNA ligase produces the protein MRTHYCTDVTEQKIGETVTVAGWVNSRRDHGGIIFIDLRDKSGLVQLVADPQDCKDALKVAETVRDEFVLIATGKVRARGEGLENPNLVTGKIEIILENLVIENRSKPMPFDINDEKVNDEIKLRNRFLELRSRKSFEIFQLRSKATIQVRNTLDELGFLDVETPILTKSTPEGARDYLVPSRVHPGEFYALPQSPQLFKQLLMVAGFDRYFQIAKCFRDEDLRADRQPEFTQIDVEMSFCTQDDVIAVAERLIYDVFTKCGKNIPSTFRRMKYSEAMEKYGSDKPDLRFDMPLVDVIDIFANSTNEIFAEIAKDKKNNRIKALKCKNGDNIFSKRQMKGFEDYVRKFGAKGLGYFQMKEDGLKGPLTKFFSDADLEEIVKVTELEVGDVVFFGAGAKKVVWDYMGRFRLFLASEMNIVPQDAYEFLWVVDFPMFEVEDGRTKALHHPFTMPNVEKFDLDNIEDLEEIESIAYDIVLNGTELGGGSIRIHKEEIQSKVFKLMGISEEEAKDKFGFLLDALSYGAPSHGGFAMGLDRMIMLLAGTDSIRDVIAFPKTQKAQCLLTQAPSSVDEEQLKELNIRLRKTVADI, from the coding sequence TTGAGAACACATTATTGTACAGATGTAACTGAACAAAAGATTGGTGAAACTGTTACTGTTGCTGGTTGGGTAAACAGCAGACGTGACCATGGTGGAATTATATTTATTGATTTAAGAGATAAAAGTGGATTAGTTCAACTTGTAGCAGATCCTCAAGATTGTAAAGATGCTTTAAAAGTTGCTGAAACGGTAAGAGATGAATTTGTTTTAATTGCAACTGGAAAAGTAAGAGCAAGAGGTGAGGGATTAGAAAATCCAAATTTAGTTACTGGAAAAATAGAGATTATTTTAGAAAATTTAGTAATTGAAAATAGATCTAAACCAATGCCATTTGATATCAATGATGAAAAAGTAAATGATGAGATTAAACTAAGAAATAGATTTTTAGAATTAAGAAGTAGAAAATCATTTGAAATTTTCCAATTAAGAAGTAAAGCTACTATTCAAGTTAGAAATACTTTAGATGAATTAGGTTTCTTAGATGTTGAAACTCCAATTTTAACAAAATCTACACCAGAAGGTGCAAGGGATTATTTAGTTCCATCAAGAGTTCATCCAGGTGAATTTTATGCATTACCACAATCTCCACAATTATTTAAACAACTTTTAATGGTTGCAGGGTTTGATAGATATTTCCAAATTGCAAAATGTTTTAGAGATGAAGATTTAAGAGCTGATAGACAACCTGAATTTACTCAAATCGACGTTGAAATGTCATTTTGTACACAAGATGATGTAATTGCAGTTGCAGAGAGATTAATTTATGATGTATTTACAAAATGTGGGAAAAATATTCCTTCAACATTTAGAAGAATGAAATACTCAGAAGCTATGGAAAAATATGGTAGCGATAAACCAGATTTAAGATTTGATATGCCACTTGTTGATGTTATTGATATTTTTGCTAACTCAACAAATGAAATTTTTGCAGAAATTGCAAAAGACAAAAAAAATAATAGAATCAAAGCTTTAAAATGTAAAAATGGAGATAACATCTTCTCTAAAAGACAAATGAAAGGTTTTGAAGATTATGTTAGAAAATTTGGAGCTAAAGGTTTAGGTTATTTCCAAATGAAAGAAGATGGATTAAAAGGTCCATTAACTAAATTCTTTAGTGATGCTGATTTAGAAGAGATTGTAAAAGTAACTGAACTTGAAGTTGGTGACGTTGTATTCTTTGGAGCAGGGGCTAAAAAAGTAGTTTGGGATTATATGGGAAGATTTAGATTATTTCTTGCATCTGAGATGAATATTGTTCCACAAGATGCTTATGAGTTCTTATGGGTTGTAGATTTCCCAATGTTTGAAGTTGAAGATGGAAGAACAAAAGCACTTCACCATCCATTTACAATGCCAAATGTTGAAAAATTTGATTTAGACAATATTGAAGATTTAGAAGAGATTGAATCAATTGCTTATGATATTGTTTTAAATGGAACAGAACTTGGTGGTGGAAGTATAAGAATTCACAAAGAAGAAATCCAATCAAAAGTATTTAAACTAATGGGAATTAGTGAAGAAGAAGCAAAAGATAAATTTGGATTCTTACTTGATGCACTTTCTTATGGAGCACCAAGTCATGGTGGATTTGCAATGGGGCTTGATAGAATGATTATGTTATTAGCAGGAACTGATTCAATCAGAGATGTAATAGCCTTCCCTAAAACACAAAAAGCTCAATGTTTATTAACACAAGCTCCATCAAGCGTTGATGAAGAGCAATTAAAAGAGTTAAATATTAGACTAAGAAAAACAGTAGCAGATATTTAA
- a CDS encoding metal ABC transporter substrate-binding protein gives MIRFLIFLLVPLYLFSKYQVVTYFPLESSIVRKIAQDEVKIREITHRFTQKEQKLPYSEISKLSNAKVYFHFGLDIENNYAKLLKAENPELIVVDLSSNIEKIDNNPYIWMDILAIREIAKNVYESLILIDKYKAEFYKRNYEIFLDEIDNTFLRIKNKLNSSEINTVYVFDDYWEYFARRFRIKTIKREKRFLNINEIPQLMDYTQKMDVKKVLFLDDHDYNIALSLGSNLNIKFVEDNIFEDNWQINLLNLTDNLLK, from the coding sequence ATGATTAGATTTTTAATTTTTTTACTTGTTCCTCTATATTTATTTTCAAAATACCAAGTTGTAACTTATTTTCCTTTAGAATCTAGTATTGTTAGAAAAATAGCTCAAGATGAAGTAAAAATCAGAGAAATAACACATAGATTTACACAAAAAGAACAAAAACTTCCATATTCAGAAATCTCAAAATTATCAAATGCAAAAGTCTATTTCCATTTTGGTTTAGATATTGAAAATAACTATGCAAAACTTTTAAAAGCTGAAAATCCAGAACTGATTGTTGTTGATTTATCTTCAAATATTGAAAAAATTGATAATAATCCCTATATTTGGATGGATATTTTAGCAATTAGAGAAATTGCAAAAAATGTTTATGAATCTCTAATTTTAATAGATAAATACAAAGCAGAGTTTTATAAAAGAAATTATGAAATTTTTTTAGATGAGATTGATAATACTTTTTTACGAATCAAAAATAAATTAAATAGTAGTGAAATTAACACTGTTTATGTATTTGATGATTATTGGGAATACTTTGCAAGAAGATTTAGAATAAAAACAATCAAAAGAGAGAAACGATTTTTAAATATAAATGAAATCCCTCAACTAATGGATTATACACAAAAAATGGATGTTAAAAAAGTATTATTTTTAGATGACCATGATTATAATATAGCTCTTTCTTTAGGCTCAAACTTAAATATAAAATTTGTTGAAGATAACATATTTGAGGATAATTGGCAAATCAATCTTTTGAATTTGACTGATAATCTTTTAAAGTAA
- a CDS encoding chemotaxis protein CheW, which translates to MSDNIINYKGINVKKELYPIIKHIEDVDKYKDELGRLSSSWDMLALLGQLGDINIDIGKTKENFLNLTSTLLNHLSEQQIKKVTQEMKFKAQVAIDVLIRNLFERTADIGFLATDDDIRIFIKNYVSKYNEDSLILRQNLQKRFKEYVSKYSVYFDIVLLDTHGKVLVRLNDDIKVEKVDSSFVQKILNSNEDYVETYKFHDFVPQYKKSLVYSYKVNKTNDSSSESLGVLALCFRFTDEMNGIFNNLVDTNNKECLTILDEDGYVIASSDKEHIGLGAKLPIILNENYKIISYAGRDYIAKTCETNGYQGFYGLKWYGHIMIPLEYAFLSDELNSINVDNKIINAMMENEQHFSKELKEVFNKSKTIQDNLIRVIWNGNIAQSKLNSVNREFSKSLLNEIGITGNKANSSLENLNQTIISSILKDSEFLSSLTIDIMDRNLYERANDCRWWALNSYFREALDDNFSLNNKKNEITSILKYINDLYTVYTNLIIFDKDGKIIAVSNEKEDHLVGKILTQDWVEKTLMLKDTSKYTVSKFEKTNLYNNESTYIYSSAIRSLKDEKVITGGIAVVFDSTPQFYAMLEETLPKNTDGEKLPGIFTLFTDKNKQIIASTNDKFEVDSYLNIDDSFFNLKNSQNVSKIIEFEGSYYAVGVKCSNGYREYKSRVDDYKNDVLSFVFICIGSINCYTFLENTKSKFLTSSKTKFTSSSVELATFYLGKKLLAVDAKNVIESIGIEELQESIDMDKKNHFKGMVLHKDKLISVLDIRDFVNEEITNEKLTNIILVEYDKDNIQHCVGIMVSSLETVSVVEEKSIQHIQNHFLGTGTLIESLVEIKDLEESKIAMLLDIKKLDNNLTKRI; encoded by the coding sequence ATGTCAGATAATATTATTAATTATAAAGGTATAAATGTAAAAAAAGAGTTATATCCGATTATAAAGCATATTGAAGATGTAGATAAATATAAAGATGAACTTGGAAGATTAAGTTCTTCTTGGGATATGTTAGCTCTTTTAGGACAATTAGGTGATATAAATATAGATATTGGTAAAACAAAAGAAAATTTTTTAAATTTAACTTCTACGTTATTAAATCATTTAAGTGAACAACAAATAAAAAAAGTAACTCAAGAGATGAAGTTTAAAGCTCAAGTTGCTATTGATGTATTAATTAGAAATCTTTTTGAAAGAACAGCAGATATTGGATTTTTAGCTACTGATGATGATATTAGAATTTTTATTAAAAATTATGTATCAAAATATAATGAAGATAGTTTAATTTTAAGACAAAATTTACAAAAAAGATTTAAAGAGTATGTTTCTAAATATTCTGTTTATTTTGATATTGTATTACTTGATACTCATGGAAAAGTTCTTGTTAGACTTAATGATGATATAAAAGTTGAAAAAGTTGACTCTTCTTTTGTTCAAAAAATTTTAAATTCAAATGAAGATTATGTAGAAACTTATAAATTTCATGACTTTGTACCTCAATATAAAAAATCATTAGTTTATTCATATAAAGTGAATAAAACAAATGATTCAAGTAGTGAAAGTTTAGGTGTTTTAGCACTTTGTTTTAGATTTACAGATGAGATGAATGGAATTTTTAATAATCTTGTTGATACAAATAACAAAGAGTGTCTTACAATTTTGGATGAAGACGGATATGTAATTGCAAGTAGTGATAAAGAACATATTGGTTTAGGTGCAAAACTTCCAATTATTTTGAATGAAAATTATAAAATCATTTCTTACGCAGGACGTGATTATATAGCAAAAACATGTGAAACAAATGGTTATCAAGGTTTTTATGGTCTAAAATGGTATGGACATATTATGATTCCACTTGAGTACGCTTTTTTAAGTGATGAATTAAATTCTATTAATGTTGATAATAAAATCATAAATGCAATGATGGAAAATGAACAACATTTTTCAAAAGAGCTAAAAGAGGTATTTAATAAAAGTAAAACCATTCAAGATAATCTAATTAGAGTTATCTGGAATGGTAATATTGCTCAAAGTAAGTTAAATTCTGTAAACAGAGAGTTTTCTAAATCTCTTTTAAATGAGATTGGAATTACTGGAAATAAAGCAAATTCATCATTAGAAAATCTAAATCAAACTATCATTTCATCAATTTTAAAAGATAGTGAATTTTTATCTTCACTTACTATTGATATTATGGATAGAAATTTATATGAAAGAGCAAATGATTGTAGGTGGTGGGCTTTAAATTCATATTTTAGAGAAGCTTTAGATGATAATTTCAGTTTGAATAATAAAAAAAATGAAATCACATCTATTTTAAAATATATAAATGATTTATATACAGTTTATACAAATCTTATAATTTTTGATAAAGATGGAAAAATAATTGCAGTTTCAAATGAAAAAGAAGACCATTTAGTAGGAAAAATTTTAACTCAAGATTGGGTTGAAAAGACTTTGATGTTAAAGGATACTTCTAAATATACTGTTTCAAAATTTGAAAAAACAAATTTATATAATAATGAATCAACATATATTTATAGTAGTGCAATTAGGTCTTTAAAAGATGAAAAAGTAATCACTGGTGGAATTGCTGTTGTATTTGATTCAACTCCACAATTTTATGCAATGCTTGAAGAAACATTGCCAAAAAATACTGATGGTGAAAAATTACCAGGAATATTTACTTTATTTACAGATAAAAATAAACAAATTATAGCTTCAACAAATGATAAATTTGAAGTTGATTCTTATTTAAATATTGATGATTCATTTTTTAATTTAAAAAATTCACAAAATGTAAGTAAGATTATTGAATTTGAAGGAAGTTACTATGCTGTTGGAGTAAAATGCTCAAATGGATATAGAGAGTATAAAAGTAGGGTAGATGATTATAAAAATGATGTATTGTCTTTTGTATTTATTTGTATAGGAAGTATAAATTGTTATACATTCCTTGAAAATACAAAATCAAAATTCTTAACTTCATCAAAAACAAAATTTACATCTTCAAGTGTAGAATTGGCAACTTTCTATTTAGGTAAAAAATTACTTGCAGTTGATGCAAAAAATGTAATAGAATCAATAGGAATAGAAGAGTTACAAGAATCAATTGATATGGATAAAAAGAATCACTTTAAAGGAATGGTTTTACATAAAGATAAATTAATTTCAGTTTTAGATATAAGAGATTTTGTAAATGAAGAAATTACAAATGAAAAACTGACAAATATAATTTTGGTTGAATATGATAAAGATAATATTCAACATTGTGTTGGAATTATGGTTTCATCACTTGAAACTGTAAGTGTTGTGGAAGAAAAATCAATTCAACATATTCAAAATCATTTTTTAGGAACAGGAACATTAATAGAGAGTTTGGTTGAAATCAAAGATTTAGAAGAATCAAAAATAGCAATGTTATTGGATATTAAAAAATTGGATAATAATTTAACAAAAAGAATCTAA
- a CDS encoding YgiQ family radical SAM protein, which translates to MSNINKPNKFLPTTKEEMKQRGWDELDVVLITGDAYIDSPFMGIAVVGRILEDIGLRVGIIGQPDVNSDVDIKRMGEPKLFWGVSGGSIDSMVSNYTATKKFRNDDDYTPGGKNNKRPDRATLVYTNLIRRYFKNTVPIVLGGIEASLRRLTHYDYWTNKLRKPILFDTKADYMVYGMGEQAIIDLGNYLKEGKDPRSIRGLCYISKEPVEEYLRIPSHQECLDFKEKYIDLFKAFYDNNDPVYSKGLCQEVDGRYLIQNPPSRHMEEEEMDKIASFPYQRDAHPYNAKDGKVKCLETIKFSIMTHHGCWGECNFCAIAAHQGRTIRTRSEKNILAEAKHFTTMKDFKGIISDVGGPTANMYGYECVKKMNLGTCTDNKRCVDAHRLCRTMKVDHSRNIQLLKDIRKVPGIKKAFVASGVRYDLITADKKHGKEYLKEMIDHHISGQMKVAPEHTNDEVLHHMGKPGKQTLIDFKKMYDDLNKESGKKQFLTYYLIAAHPGCEEKHMHELKQFTTHELKMNPEQAQVFTPTPGTYSAVMYYTEMDPFTKKKIFVEKDQRRKERQKEIVVAKNAFASSNKKKSSSSGMQG; encoded by the coding sequence ATGAGTAATATTAATAAACCAAATAAATTTTTACCTACAACTAAAGAAGAGATGAAACAAAGAGGTTGGGATGAACTTGATGTTGTCCTAATCACAGGAGATGCTTACATAGATTCACCATTTATGGGAATTGCAGTTGTTGGGCGAATCCTTGAAGATATAGGATTAAGGGTTGGAATAATTGGACAACCTGATGTTAATAGTGATGTTGATATAAAAAGAATGGGTGAACCTAAACTTTTTTGGGGAGTAAGTGGTGGAAGTATTGATTCAATGGTTTCAAATTACACAGCAACTAAAAAGTTTAGAAATGATGATGATTACACTCCAGGTGGAAAAAACAATAAAAGACCAGATAGAGCTACTTTAGTTTATACAAATCTAATAAGAAGATACTTCAAAAATACTGTTCCTATTGTTCTTGGTGGAATTGAAGCAAGTCTTAGAAGACTTACTCATTATGATTATTGGACAAATAAGCTTAGAAAACCAATATTATTTGATACAAAAGCTGATTATATGGTTTATGGAATGGGTGAACAAGCCATTATTGATTTGGGAAATTACCTAAAAGAAGGAAAAGACCCAAGGAGTATAAGAGGGCTTTGTTATATTTCAAAAGAGCCAGTTGAAGAGTATTTAAGAATACCATCACATCAAGAGTGTTTGGATTTTAAAGAGAAATATATAGACCTTTTCAAAGCTTTTTATGACAATAATGACCCAGTTTATTCAAAAGGTTTATGCCAAGAGGTTGATGGAAGATATTTGATTCAAAATCCACCTAGCCGTCATATGGAAGAAGAAGAGATGGATAAAATTGCCTCTTTCCCATACCAAAGAGATGCCCATCCATACAATGCAAAAGATGGAAAAGTAAAGTGTCTTGAAACTATTAAATTTTCAATTATGACACATCACGGATGTTGGGGGGAGTGTAATTTCTGTGCAATTGCAGCTCATCAAGGTCGAACTATACGAACAAGAAGCGAAAAAAATATCTTAGCTGAAGCAAAACATTTTACAACAATGAAAGATTTTAAAGGAATTATTTCAGATGTTGGAGGACCAACAGCAAATATGTATGGTTATGAGTGTGTTAAAAAGATGAATTTAGGAACTTGTACAGATAATAAAAGATGTGTAGATGCCCACAGACTTTGTCGAACTATGAAAGTTGACCATAGTAGAAATATACAACTTTTAAAAGATATTAGAAAAGTTCCAGGTATTAAAAAAGCCTTTGTAGCATCAGGTGTTAGGTATGATTTAATCACAGCTGATAAAAAGCATGGAAAAGAGTATTTAAAAGAGATGATAGACCATCATATTTCAGGTCAAATGAAAGTAGCTCCTGAACATACAAATGATGAAGTTTTACATCATATGGGAAAACCAGGAAAACAAACACTAATTGATTTTAAAAAGATGTATGATGATTTAAACAAAGAATCAGGGAAAAAACAGTTTTTGACATATTATTTAATAGCAGCACATCCAGGTTGTGAAGAAAAACATATGCACGAACTAAAACAATTTACAACTCACGAACTTAAAATGAATCCTGAACAAGCTCAAGTATTTACACCAACTCCTGGAACTTATTCAGCTGTTATGTATTATACAGAAATGGATCCATTTACAAAGAAAAAGATTTTTGTTGAAAAAGACCAAAGAAGAAAAGAGCGACAAAAAGAGATTGTTGTTGCAAAAAATGCTTTTGCAAGTTCAAATAAGAAAAAAAGTTCAAGTTCAGGAATGCAAGGTTAG
- a CDS encoding adenylate kinase, with the protein MNLMLFGAPGAGKGTQAKFLIEKYNIPQISTGDILRAAIADKTDMGMEAKKFMDEGKLVPDSTIIGIIKDRLAESDCKNGFILDGFPRTLAQAEALSELMNNMGISLDKVISLNVPDELIVGRITGRRVCSKCGASFHVEFNPSKKEDECDYCGGELIIRKDDNAETVISRLDAYHTQTAPLIDFYTKMGVFMELDGTKDVSEVTADMFNALA; encoded by the coding sequence ATGAATTTAATGCTATTTGGAGCACCTGGTGCTGGTAAAGGGACACAAGCAAAGTTTTTAATTGAAAAATACAATATTCCACAAATCTCAACAGGTGATATTTTAAGAGCTGCAATTGCTGATAAAACTGATATGGGAATGGAAGCAAAAAAATTTATGGATGAAGGAAAATTAGTTCCTGATTCAACTATTATTGGTATTATCAAAGATAGACTTGCTGAGTCTGACTGTAAAAATGGTTTTATTCTTGATGGATTTCCAAGAACTCTAGCTCAAGCAGAAGCTTTAAGTGAATTAATGAATAATATGGGAATTTCTTTAGATAAAGTTATCTCTTTAAATGTTCCTGATGAATTAATTGTTGGAAGAATTACAGGAAGAAGAGTATGTTCAAAATGTGGAGCATCTTTCCATGTTGAATTTAACCCATCTAAAAAAGAGGATGAGTGTGACTACTGCGGTGGTGAACTAATTATCAGAAAAGATGATAATGCTGAAACTGTTATTAGCAGACTTGATGCATACCATACACAAACTGCACCATTAATCGATTTTTATACAAAAATGGGTGTATTTATGGAACTTGATGGAACAAAAGATGTTTCAGAAGTTACAGCAGATATGTTTAACGCATTAGCTTAA
- a CDS encoding adenylate kinase has translation MKKLFLIIGAPGSGKTTDAELIAVNHDNITHYSTGDMFRAEVASGSQRGQIIEKYISAGNIVPIDIAIETIVKAIKNASTDIVIIDGYPRSIEQMVELDKYLANEDEVELVNCIEVEVSEQVARDRVLGRARGSDDNVEVFNNRMKVYIEPLEQIRAFYTKKSILKVISGEGTIKEIVDEMDKFIQLRI, from the coding sequence ATGAAAAAATTATTTTTAATTATCGGAGCACCTGGAAGTGGTAAAACTACAGATGCTGAACTTATTGCTGTAAATCACGATAATATAACTCATTATTCAACTGGAGATATGTTTAGAGCTGAAGTTGCAAGTGGTTCGCAAAGAGGTCAAATAATTGAGAAATATATTAGTGCTGGAAATATCGTGCCAATTGATATTGCTATTGAAACTATTGTAAAAGCTATTAAAAATGCTTCAACAGATATTGTAATTATTGATGGATATCCAAGAAGTATTGAGCAAATGGTTGAGTTAGATAAATACTTAGCAAATGAAGATGAAGTAGAGTTGGTAAACTGTATTGAGGTTGAAGTTAGTGAACAAGTTGCACGTGATAGAGTTTTAGGGCGTGCAAGGGGAAGTGATGATAATGTTGAAGTATTTAATAATAGAATGAAAGTTTATATAGAACCTTTAGAACAAATCAGAGCTTTTTATACAAAAAAGAGTATATTAAAAGTAATTAGTGGTGAGGGAACTATCAAAGAGATAGTTGATGAAATGGATAAGTTTATCCAATTAAGAATCTAA
- a CDS encoding competence/damage-inducible protein A, which yields MLEKPNFYSVIIGTELLNGRRIDAHFAFLNQQLLSRGWEHKASFVITDDINLMENIFNLIKNDPNSVMFCFGGIGATPDDYTREIAGKVFTSGAMEFHEEAKNRIINQFGDEAYPHRINMAYLPINAKLLKNVVNNVAGFYLEDRFFFTPGFPSMSQAMVIEALDKLYPKSNLKKYRLVMTIETSENDLIDTMKKIPSHIELSSLPKIIGDKRKVVISLAGYDKDEVEKYFGMFVDYCEKNEKEFILKDISL from the coding sequence ATGTTAGAAAAACCAAATTTTTATAGTGTAATAATTGGAACTGAACTTTTAAATGGGCGTAGAATTGATGCCCATTTTGCATTTTTAAACCAACAACTTTTAAGCCGAGGTTGGGAACATAAAGCCTCTTTTGTCATAACAGATGACATAAATCTTATGGAAAATATCTTTAATCTAATAAAAAATGACCCAAACTCTGTAATGTTCTGTTTTGGTGGAATTGGTGCAACGCCTGATGATTATACAAGAGAGATTGCAGGAAAAGTCTTCACTTCTGGAGCTATGGAATTTCACGAAGAGGCAAAAAATAGAATTATAAATCAATTTGGTGATGAAGCTTATCCACATAGAATAAATATGGCATATCTGCCAATAAATGCAAAACTTCTTAAAAATGTAGTAAATAATGTAGCAGGATTTTACCTAGAAGATAGATTTTTCTTTACCCCAGGTTTTCCATCGATGAGCCAAGCTATGGTTATAGAAGCTTTAGATAAGTTATATCCAAAATCAAACCTTAAAAAATACAGACTTGTTATGACAATAGAAACAAGTGAAAATGACCTAATAGATACTATGAAAAAAATCCCTTCACATATTGAACTCTCTTCACTTCCTAAAATAATAGGAGATAAAAGAAAAGTGGTGATTTCTTTGGCTGGATATGATAAGGATGAGGTTGAAAAGTATTTTGGTATGTTTGTTGATTATTGTGAAAAAAATGAAAAAGAGTTTATTTTAAAAGATATAAGTTTGTAG
- a CDS encoding tetratricopeptide repeat protein produces MKKLVLSLFVLVTLSNAMTFEEVYTIHKVQGTMKALSYYKDLENENNPKAIHELGLIYLKGDGIAKNINKAVEYFTKASELGNLESTYILGKIHLSKSTHHYNLVKAYNNFVEAANKGHAKSQMMIGRFLLMGEIVDKDYEKALHYFKLASKQKEYEANCYIAYMYAAGMGVFPNFGRAHIFAKDGFEKKDKLCVKVWNDYNLGKYPKDDGFRIGDYNEPVK; encoded by the coding sequence ATGAAAAAATTAGTTCTTTCACTTTTTGTTTTAGTAACTCTTTCAAATGCAATGACATTTGAAGAGGTTTATACTATTCATAAAGTGCAAGGAACTATGAAAGCTCTTAGTTACTACAAAGATTTAGAAAATGAAAATAATCCAAAAGCTATTCACGAATTAGGTTTGATTTATTTAAAAGGTGATGGAATTGCAAAAAATATCAATAAAGCAGTGGAATATTTCACAAAAGCCTCTGAATTAGGAAATTTAGAATCTACTTATATTTTAGGGAAAATTCATCTTTCAAAATCAACTCATCATTATAATTTAGTAAAAGCCTATAACAATTTTGTAGAAGCAGCAAATAAAGGTCACGCAAAATCTCAAATGATGATAGGAAGATTTTTGCTGATGGGGGAAATTGTAGATAAAGATTATGAAAAAGCCCTACACTATTTTAAACTTGCTTCAAAACAAAAAGAGTATGAAGCAAATTGTTATATTGCCTATATGTATGCAGCAGGAATGGGAGTATTCCCAAATTTTGGAAGAGCTCATATTTTTGCAAAAGATGGATTTGAAAAAAAAGATAAACTTTGTGTAAAAGTTTGGAATGATTATAATCTAGGAAAATATCCAAAAGATGATGGTTTTAGAATTGGTGATTATAATGAACCAGTTAAATAA